In the genome of Candidatus Methanoperedens sp., the window GATTTAGCTTTTCCAGGCGATCCAGTTCTTCCTTGAAAACTATGCTTTCTTGATTCCTGTTTCCATATAAAAAAGTAATACGGGATTTCATTTCATTATCCGTGCAATATTTAATCATGCTCCTAAGTGGCGTTATCCCGATACCCCCCGTTATCATCCCTACTCTGGGATATTCACCGTTGAACGCAAAATTCCCGTATGGCCCATCAAGGTATGCCCAATCCCCTATTTTGAGCCTGTCAAGAGCAACTGAGAACTCATGGTCTGTAATCTTTTTTGTGAATTCAATAAACTCCTTTTCCGTTGGACTGCTTGAGATCGTAAAATGCTTAGTGATTTTATTACCCTCGCTGAGAATTGTTACGAATAAAAATTGACCGGGATCGTAATCAAAACCTTGTGGTCTTCTAAACCTGAAGCTCTTTACATCGTGTGTTCGTTTGATTATCTCGGAGACACTGGTTTCTAATTTCATAAATCAACAAACCTCTTTTCTACTGCTATCGAACTCGGTCGCCTCCTTCGTTAAAAAGTACCCCATCACCGTTCTGATGCTGACAGTAGCGCCAAGAAAGATAATCTCTTCCTGGCTGGGAGCAACAATTGTCTTCAAAATATCACTGGCAACGAGAAAGTCCAATCCAAATACGATCTTATGTGTGAAATCTCTGCGAATATCATGAAAACTGAGTTCTATTGACCTTTTCAATTCCAATTGCAAAGTTTTGATTATTGTTAAAATCCCTCCGTAAAGTATAATTGCAGCTCCAATATATGCAAAAAGTATTGACGATATATCTATGATTTCCATATTGTATCACCTCTCACCATTATTCTTTCATAGTTATTACATGTCTTAATGTCTTTTTGCACCAGTGAGACTTCGCATGCTTTCCTGGTTCTCCTGAAATGAAAGATAAATTTCGCGTTTTGCCAACTCCCCAAAAAACAATTCGGGATTTATACACAGTTCAGGAGGCATGACACCACGCTTTTCAATTTTTTTTTCGGTAATCATTTGTGCGATTATTGACGGCGGCACGCCGGTATCCCAGGTACCTGCTGGTATATTCCACCTGGAGTTTGATCTTGATTCACAGTATACTACCACATTCCTTGTCTTTCGGTTGCTCTTTCCCCTCAATTCCACTCTCAGGAACTCTACATCTTTTATCCTGTCTTTTTCCGGAATAAACCTGTTCAACAAACTGACGGTAAAGTCAAGGGGAACAACGTCAAAGTTCTTATATTTCACAGGAGTTGTTGACGCAAAACCGGTGTCTATGAGGAACTTAATTCTTTCAACAAACTCTTTCGGGAAACCACCTTTAAAGCTGCAATTCTTGATACCTTTATCTTTGAACGATGAAGGGAAAGTAGCGACTTCTGAATGGAGCGTATAAAAACATGTAGCACTGTTCACAGGTGAAGGAAACTCGATTTCCTCTTCCCCGGTAAGGGGCTTCACGAATCTTATTTTTCCGCCAGAGAATATCGCCGGTTCCATTGAAAATTCATCAAATATCGTACGCATCGAGTATGGAACCACAAATGGCATACTGTACTTCGTATAATCCTTGTCAGCGAAATACACACGTATGGAGTCTATGGCATCAAGGAATCCCGAACCGTAGGCAGCCATTATGTTTGTAATTCCTGGCGTTGCACCACATCCCACAACAGCAAGAATATTTTTCTTTTTGAAACTTGAATCCAATTTCAATTGCTTTTTGGTCATGTGAAAAAGACCGCCAAGGTCAACATAATTCACTCCTGCGGAAAGCGCCGCTTCCATTACCTGTAAATTGGTGGTGTATTGGGTTGCATTGATTACAACATCAGAGCCTTTCAGGAGTTCTATCATTTTTTCCACTTCATCGGCATCTGCTTTTGCATGCATGATATTTTTACTGTTGAAGGATTCTGCAAACATTTTTGCTTTTTCTTCATTCCTGCCTGCAACGACAATCTTTCCTTTGAATGTTTCCAATAGATCAATTACCGTTATCCTCCCCATTTCCCCGTATCCGCCCAGGACGATAATTTTCATTTCATTGCACCAATAGATTCACTCAATGCCTCCAGTGTTTTGTTTAAATCATCTTTAGAATGGGAATATGAGGTGTATATCGCTTCCTCGCCATCTTCGTCGATCATAATACCTCTCTTTAAGAGTTCATATTGGACCTTTGTAAACTGTTTCATATCACAATGAGCGAGGTCTCGATAATTTATTATTTTCTCCTTCTCTGTAAAGAGATACTGGAACATTGTTGGATAACCATGGACAACATGAGGGATTTTATGGTCGTCAAGGATTTCATCGATGCCTTTCATCATGCTTTTCCCATAATTTTCAAGATGAGCCCATACGCTATCCTTTTCAAGTTCTTCTAAAGTAGCCTTGCTGGCAGTAAGCGAAACTGGATTTGCAGAATATGTACCGCCATGCATGACTTTCCCGGGTCCTATCAGCTCCATAATATCTTTTCTTCCCCCAAAAGCTGCTATTGGATATCCATTTCCCAGTGATTTTGCAAACGTCGAAAGATCTGGATATACCCCAAAGAGCTCTTGAGCTCCACCTTTCCCAAGCCTGAATCCGGTCTTTACTTCATCGAAAATTAGGATAATATCATATTCTTCGCACAGTTCTTTTAGATATTTCAGGTAGCCGTTTGCCGGAGGGATGGCAGAGCAATTTCCCATAACTGGTTCTGTAATTATTGCTGCAACATCCTTGTAATTCTCTTTCACAATATATTCAATTTCTTCTGGTTTATTCCACTCGCAAACCAGCGTATATTGAGACATACCCTTTGAAATACCCCATGAAGCAGGAATTGCTTCTCTTGGGGATTGATATCCGGGTTTCGTGGAAAACGCAACAGCATCATGCCATCCGTGATAATGCCCCTCGAACTTTATTATCTTGTCCTTTTTTGTGAATGCCTTGGCGACCCGTATTGCTCCCATCGTTGCCTCTGTTCCAGAGCCCGCAAACCTGAGCATATCAATTGATGGCACAAAATCTATTACTGTTTTTGCCACGTCGATCATAAGCTCATTATCAGAAGCATATACCAGACCCTTCTCATCTGCTTTATGCACAGCTGTATGTATTTTTCTATAACTGTGACCAAGTATGACCGGGCCATAACCCAACCGGTAATCTACATATTCATTTCCATCTACATCCCAGATATGAGACCCGAAAGCTTTTTCAATGAAAATGCTGCAGGGTCCGAACTCATGACAGACACTTTTCATGAGCCTTGCGTTTGATCCCACTCCTCCTGGGATGATTTTCGAGGCTTCCGTATACATCGCCATTGATTTATCCAACTTAAATTGTTTTGTCATATTATTCTTCATACGAATTCCTTTATTTTTCTCCAAAAACGGTATAATACCATGGCTTTCTGACAAGACCGGTCTGGTCGATATAAACGTGCTTAATTATTGTGTATTCCTCAAGTGAAAATATTGACAGGTCTTTCCCCGTTCCGCTCTGTTTAAAGCCACCATGCGGCATTTCAGAAGTAAGCAACCCGTGCTCGTTTATCCAGACAGTTCCAAATTTCAGTTTGCTGGCAATCCTGATAAGGTTTGTAATATCTTTTCCCCAGACTGAAGATGCCAATCCATAGACAACATCATTCGCTTTGCTAATTACCTCATCAATGCTTGAAAACCTGGAAACAGATAATACAGGGCCGAAAATTTCTTCCTGGCAGATTTTCATTTTCTGTTCTACATTTGTAAAAATGGTAGGTTCAAAGAAATAGCCTTTCTTCAGGTTCTCAGGTCTTTTACCCCCATAAACAAGATTGGCTCCGCCTTCTATTCCGGATTTCACATACGATTCAATCCTTTCCCTCTGTCGTCCTGATATCAAAGGACCCATGTCGATTTTTTCCCCAAATGGATCCCCTATCCTTATTTTACTCGTTTTCTTTACCAATAGATCGATAAATGCATCATGAATACTTTCATGAACGTAAATTCTTGTTGCAGCCGTACAATCCTGTCCGCTGTTCAGGAAAGCTCCAGCCACTGCTCCTTCTGTTGCTGCATCGATGTCTGCATCACCCATAACGATAAACGGTGCTTTGCCCCCGAGTTCCAGATGTACTTTTTTCAGGTTACCAGATGCCATTTGCATGATCTTCTTCCCTGTAGAAGTATCACCGGTCAAAGAGATCATATCCACCCCGGGACTCGTTGCAAGTTCTTCTCCGATCTTATCTCCCGGACCTGTTATAACATTGAGAACGCCTTTTGGTAGTCCTACCTTATCCGCCAATTTAGCAAACTCAAGAAGTGTCAGCGGAGTATAGGTCGCAGGTTTGAGTATTATCGTATTCCCGGCTGCCAGCGCAGGCGCAAGTTTCCAGATTGCTATGTATAAGGGATAATTCCAGGGAACCACTCCTACAACGACTCCAATGGGCTCTCTTCTGATTATGCTCATGCCCAATCCAGTATACTCTGAAGCAGCACTGCCCTCCAGCATCCGGGCAGCGCCGGCGAAAAACCTGAGATTATCGATTATAAAAGGAAAATCAGAATCTTTGCTGTATTTTATTGTCTTGCCTGTATTCATTGATTCCAACCTGGCAAGGTTTTCAACATTCGCCTCAACAATATCTGCCAGCTTCCAGAGAATCTGGGAACGCTCCGCTGGAGTTTTATTAGACCAGATACCAGAGTCAAAAGCATCTCTTGCTGCATCTATTGCAGTTTTTGCATCTTCTTTTGTGCCAAGCGGGACCCGGGCGATTTTTTCCTCGGTTGCAGGATTTATAACATCAAAAAATTCTCCGGATATTGAATCAACCCACTTCCCACCTATAAACATTTTGTATTTTTCTATCATAGATTCACCTCAAATCCAAATGGCAGCTCCATGATATTCAGAATAATTCTCACAAGTTTATCTAAATGATACTATCTTTAGAGGAACTTTTATAAGTCCAAGAGAACATTCCAACCCTAATCTTGCTGCCGCAAACAGCACATTGATCTAATGAAAAGATTGTGGTTTATTTGATAAATAGTTTCCTGATTATCACAGTTTTTCGAGAAAGTATTAATATACAACCTGTACCAAGCTGAAGCCGATATTTTTATGACAGTCATTTATATCTCCAGAAGTGGTTCAGCTTCGGCATCCAGCAAATCATTTACCTGAATAATCTCATCACTGAAATAGCCTCAGGGTTGAGGTTCAGGCGATCCTTCGGCGTGCAAACCTTGGCGCTCTGGTCATCACGTTCTGGTTATAGCCTGCCTCAATGTAGTCCTGCAAGAATGCATAGGGTAAAAGTGCATACGACAGGGCTGCGTACCCATGTGCAGAAGTGATTGAGAACCTCCGCTGCTTG includes:
- a CDS encoding FAD-dependent oxidoreductase, giving the protein MKLETSVSEIIKRTHDVKSFRFRRPQGFDYDPGQFLFVTILSEGNKITKHFTISSSPTEKEFIEFTKKITDHEFSVALDRLKIGDWAYLDGPYGNFAFNGEYPRVGMITGGIGITPLRSMIKYCTDNEMKSRITFLYGNRNQESIVFKEELDRLEKLNQNLRVIHTLSQPDEKWKGRRGHIDVQMVLEEIPDYKECVFYVCGPSSLVTSSVEILKTLEIQDDMIHQENFPGY
- a CDS encoding DUF1622 domain-containing protein, translating into MEIIDISSILFAYIGAAIILYGGILTIIKTLQLELKRSIELSFHDIRRDFTHKIVFGLDFLVASDILKTIVAPSQEEIIFLGATVSIRTVMGYFLTKEATEFDSSRKEVC
- a CDS encoding saccharopine dehydrogenase NADP-binding domain-containing protein, coding for MKIIVLGGYGEMGRITVIDLLETFKGKIVVAGRNEEKAKMFAESFNSKNIMHAKADADEVEKMIELLKGSDVVINATQYTTNLQVMEAALSAGVNYVDLGGLFHMTKKQLKLDSSFKKKNILAVVGCGATPGITNIMAAYGSGFLDAIDSIRVYFADKDYTKYSMPFVVPYSMRTIFDEFSMEPAIFSGGKIRFVKPLTGEEEIEFPSPVNSATCFYTLHSEVATFPSSFKDKGIKNCSFKGGFPKEFVERIKFLIDTGFASTTPVKYKNFDVVPLDFTVSLLNRFIPEKDRIKDVEFLRVELRGKSNRKTRNVVVYCESRSNSRWNIPAGTWDTGVPPSIIAQMITEKKIEKRGVMPPELCINPELFFGELAKREIYLSFQENQESMRSLTGAKRH
- a CDS encoding aspartate aminotransferase family protein is translated as MTKQFKLDKSMAMYTEASKIIPGGVGSNARLMKSVCHEFGPCSIFIEKAFGSHIWDVDGNEYVDYRLGYGPVILGHSYRKIHTAVHKADEKGLVYASDNELMIDVAKTVIDFVPSIDMLRFAGSGTEATMGAIRVAKAFTKKDKIIKFEGHYHGWHDAVAFSTKPGYQSPREAIPASWGISKGMSQYTLVCEWNKPEEIEYIVKENYKDVAAIITEPVMGNCSAIPPANGYLKYLKELCEEYDIILIFDEVKTGFRLGKGGAQELFGVYPDLSTFAKSLGNGYPIAAFGGRKDIMELIGPGKVMHGGTYSANPVSLTASKATLEELEKDSVWAHLENYGKSMMKGIDEILDDHKIPHVVHGYPTMFQYLFTEKEKIINYRDLAHCDMKQFTKVQYELLKRGIMIDEDGEEAIYTSYSHSKDDLNKTLEALSESIGAMK
- a CDS encoding aminobutyraldehyde dehydrogenase — translated: MIEKYKMFIGGKWVDSISGEFFDVINPATEEKIARVPLGTKEDAKTAIDAARDAFDSGIWSNKTPAERSQILWKLADIVEANVENLARLESMNTGKTIKYSKDSDFPFIIDNLRFFAGAARMLEGSAASEYTGLGMSIIRREPIGVVVGVVPWNYPLYIAIWKLAPALAAGNTIILKPATYTPLTLLEFAKLADKVGLPKGVLNVITGPGDKIGEELATSPGVDMISLTGDTSTGKKIMQMASGNLKKVHLELGGKAPFIVMGDADIDAATEGAVAGAFLNSGQDCTAATRIYVHESIHDAFIDLLVKKTSKIRIGDPFGEKIDMGPLISGRQRERIESYVKSGIEGGANLVYGGKRPENLKKGYFFEPTIFTNVEQKMKICQEEIFGPVLSVSRFSSIDEVISKANDVVYGLASSVWGKDITNLIRIASKLKFGTVWINEHGLLTSEMPHGGFKQSGTGKDLSIFSLEEYTIIKHVYIDQTGLVRKPWYYTVFGEK